The DNA region GAGTAATTCATATAGAAATTTAGGAACAACTTTAGAAATACACAATCACAATTTGTAtatgtataaatttttttaaaaaatacgaTAAATAGGAGTAATAATTTTTGAGTCAAACACAAGTATGAGCTCTCTAACTTACATCACATGGTCCAACTTATATGACAATACATCGAAACCAATctttatagtactccataaaatttGTACAATGCATCATCCAGTCCAGTTGAGATTCATCAATCTCCATTTAGAATTTATTAATCACAATTTAGATTTAATCAGgatagattgataaatttaCCTTTCATTCAGGTGGGAGTTCATTGAGATCAAAACTAAACACCTTAGCTTCATTTTCATTAACAATGGGGCCTTGGCAATGCCGCCTATGCCCACCAAGAGCCTGCCCTTTTGAGAACTCTTTGTAGCAAAACATGCACCGGTGCACTGCTCCGCCGCACACGGCCACCGCTTCTTCCAGAACTCCATCGTCTCCTCTGCCCCcagccgccgccaccgccttgTTGTGATGGGCCTTGTGGCCACCCAATGCTTGGTAGCTACTAAAAGACCTCTTGCATATGTTGCATCTATGGTGCTTTGTGGACATCTTGTAACTCAAAATTTTCCCATTTCTTTCACTACTTGATTCCAACTTTCTCTTCTTTGGTGGGAGATTCTCAGTCGCTAATTCGTCGTGGTGAGCCCGCACCGCCCTTGTCCTTCTGCCCGTTTTGGACCACCTGGGCAGTTTCGGAGTGGACTGGCATCCCTTCGGAGCGAGTTCCTTCCCAAGAATTTCAAGCTCCATTGTTTTTCTtatatcaatttttttgtgAAAATGCCAATTTGAGTGAGGCTGGATTGACTAGCATGTGAGAtctattttgtgattttttgtaATCTAAAGCTGGATTTGTTACAAGATTGTGATATTTCAATGAAGAAGGGAATCATAATTTAAGCTGATGTTACTAACCAAAAAGTTGCAACGGATTGTTGAGTGTTAGGCAtcttaatttaatattcattaAAGAGTGATGAGATTTCAACTTTGGAGAGTAGATAATTAAGCTGTTTTCGGTTTCTATAGTGTTGTTTCAGTATAATAATGGTTTAGTAATTAGCATAGTCGCCTTAAATTTGTAAACTtttgtaacttgtaatttgttGTGTGTTAGAATTATGTGCATTTGCATGGGAGCATTGGAACTACATAATCTTGTTTGTAGAATTGCTAATCTTATTGCAATGGTCTTATTATTTGAAATCTTGTTCCTATTCCAAGTATTTTATTGCAATTAACTGTATATAGAGCACGGAATATGTTTTGAAGatatttgttaattattgtaCAATATAGATTTCTACTATATTCTCATTTTGTTATCTTTATCTTTTCTTATACACAACTCCTTTAATTTTTCTTATTGATAAATGAACAAAATTTGAAGGTAGGGTATGGTATAGTCGTGGTACacaaattttcacaaaattctAGTTTGCACATGAATTCTATGAATCTTCAACTATCCTGAATTTTCCAAACCAATACTGAAGCAAAAGTTTGGTATAGCTTAAACAATCGTGTACTCATATTGAACATCTACATCAACTAGtcatttatttgtgaattaatTCGACAAAATTTGATAATTGTGTGAAAAAACAGAAATAGGTATCACACCTAAACAATTACTCTAACCTATAGAAATTTCAAGATTAACAAGACAACAAATAAAACCAAACACTCGTACAATGTCTCAATCGTGGAGTGTTGAATGGAAGTAAAGAAAGAATGAAAATACTTAACAAATTGGAATATCAAAAAAATCTTAACTGATGATTAAAAATCAAAGCACAATGTTCTCCAAATGTTGTAGAAACAATACTGAAGGGAAATAGAAGCAAAGACTAACAACCCAAAATACTAAAATCTGGGACACCAAAAACAAGCATATACTGAAAAACAGCACTTTGAAACAATGCAAACAGGTAAAGCTAATAATGTCAAAAGCACATCTAGCAGAAACAGATATCTCATCAAACTTAATCCGCTCTGTTTCATTTTTTGATCTATCTTAAATACTTAAAAAATTCAACATGGGAGTTGGTTCCTTCCTCACTTGGCCATCATGACCTTGACGAACTCCTCGTAGTTGATCTGGCCATCGCCATCCACGTCGGCCTCACGGATCATCTCATCAACTTCCTCGTCAGTTAGCTTCTCCCCGAGATTTGTCATCACGTGGCGGAGCTCAGCTGCGGATATGAATCCATTCTGGTCCTTGTCAAAAACCCTGAAAGCTTCCTTGAGTTCCTCCTCAGAATCGGTGTCCTTCATCTTGCGAGCCATCAGGTTGAGGAACTCTGGGAAGTCAATCGTCCCATTACCATCAGCATCAACCTCGTTGATCATATCCTGGAGCTCAGCCTCCGTCGGGTTCTGTCCCAAAGAACGCATCACAGTCCCCAACTCCTTCGTGGTGATGCAACCtataaatcattttttccaGAAACATAGTGTGTAAGAAAGTAGCAAGTCACAAATTGCATTACAGCAGCAGCTGTACATGACTACATGTAAGTGTGGCAAAGATAATAACTTTTCTAAACTTAGCCGAATAAATCTTTAGTATGATCCAAGTATATGTATGCTACAAATTTGATAACTATAAAGCgttctcattttaattttttacattttaaacaaCAACAGGAAAAGACAATGGATATCTTATAAGAGTATGACGCTAGTGTGTAGCACAAAGCATTTGTAAGATAAAAATTGTGACGGGggatttttatttctttccaaATTGGTCTCAGGAAGAAATGCCAGACCGATTCTCCACCTAACACAACCGCAACAAACGATCCAATCTGAAAATGCTACCAAATTTGTGTACCATAAATGACATGAATATCGCCACACAACACAACTAAAAATTCAGCTCAAATTAGCGCAGAACACAACTAGATTTGCTTGATTTAATGCAAAAAAACAGCGGTTAAGGTCATCATTAAAATGAGGAAAGATATAAATGAAGACAAACAATGCATAAATTATTGAGCTAATCGTCGCTAATAATCTATAAAATCTCCAACAAACAGAGCGAGAGAGAAAAAACCCTAGGTTCATGGAAAATCCAATTCCTTatcataaatatcaaatcaacaCAAATTACAAACACGCAACTCCACCAATGACGGAGATAACAGACCAATAGACCGTAAACCACGATGAACCACGGCAAGAAAAAATAGCGATCTATGTTTCTCACTCAGATCACAGCaacattcacaaataaagcgaTGACGAAAAACCTAAATACGCCGAGAAATTAACAGCATTCAACAAGTAAATAGATCTACTTCGCAGAAACAGATCGACAACAGAAACACAGCAATCatataaaattaagaaatagGGATCAAAATGCAAATCAGGATATGGAATTTAGAGCACTGACCGTCTCCATCCTTGTCGAATAGAGAGAAGGCTTCCTTGAATTCGGAGATCTGTTCGTCGGTGAGCTGAACCGCCATCTCTTCTCCTCACGAAGCTTTTTTCTGTAAGGCGATTCTACAAAATCAGTGTGGATgggagtagagagagagagggagagagcgcgTCACCGAAGAAATGTAGGGAAAGTGTGGGGCTATTATATAAAATCGGCATGTAAGATggattctttttcatttttacttttttttaattatagtaTTTTACATCTGTACATCAAAGTcaatttattcttattttcttGCTTTTCTTAATTATGAAATTAGTGCAATTATTTTGATCGTAGATATTGAATTCAATTCACTTTTTTCAAATAGCCCATTTTAAATTTAGACACGATTGTCCTACCCTTTATTTATACTTtaaattgaatggaaaatgGTTATTACGTTCATAAACATTCCACTCTTTTTTGGAGCATTCCATATCACCGTatgatatattaatataataataataataataataataaattgttCTTTTATAAAACATGatacactataaaaaaaatactaagttgttgtaattttaaaaaatcttatTATAGTTTCTTTTATTAAGATGAATTTGCACTTAAtgagaaactaaaaaataaccgTAGAGGCGATTTTGCGCTATTGAAGACTGAATTTAGAAATTAAAACTTCAAAGGAGCCCAACAAAATTTGCAGGTTTAATTTTCTTCCTAACATGTACATATGCTACTAGTAAAAAAAAGCTTCTCTGGGTAAAATTATGTTAATTGGAACATTAATCACACTTTTTATAAGGTTGGATTTTGTGAAGATAGAACTTTAGTTGCTAACATGTttcaaaatacaataaaaaattgGTATTCTAACATTATTTATTCTAAAAACAATTCTCCACTATCCATCCCATTTGCATTATTAATACTACTACACATTTGATTCAATTGCTCAACTTGACTCAGTTGATGCTGTCTATGAGTAAAAACAAAATCTTATGCCAGACTAACAGATTCGAGGAGAGGTGTTGCAATTACTATCAAATATTCTAAAATTATTTGATACTTATGTTATGATTTTATCCTATTTAAGAATTATTTAAAAGATGTTCCGCGCACCTAAGGAATAGTAGCTTAGCAATGGAACCAATAACTTTATGTATTTGAAAACTTATTCTATAATTACtatcaaaataaacataaaaatatgtgtGCTCTTTCACCTCCAATCAAACAAGTAGatattaaaaacaaattataaactTTGCATTGATTTCAGttatgaataaattataaacaaataaagaaaaaattgtCAAGCGCAATGACTATCGGGTTTTATTAGGTCGATTTTCACAGCTCGATCCATTTTCATTGGACTTTAACTATAGCCTAAATAAATCAGAAATGGATCATACTCAACAGCCCATTATATATTCATAATATTTGGAGGTGGGAAATGGCAATTTTCACACCCTTTATTAGCCTCTTACAAATTTGATATATCATATCTATACCTAATACTACCAGTTATAGATAATTAAGTATATCCTGCCAAATATAATATTGATATGTAGTAGTAATAGTCTAAAAGGAAAACATATATTGTGACATGtgacttttcttaatatttatgTCCCGCTATTATAGTATTAGCTCGTAGAATGAGAAAGTTTTTTAATACACATAAATTGGTGAACAATTCTAAACATTTGTATAAAATAGGTACATATGAATTATGAAATGTATATATGGAAACGACTTTGCATATGATACGTATGATTAAATTAAAGTCCAATTGACAGCGATTTAATGGATGTCTATCAAATGTTTGTCCCGTTTTTATGTCAACTGAATTTGATGAACCTGAATCGGCCCGGTCAAGGTTCGGCAgttccggttcgtgaaccgtgaaccgccggaaccgccgtgcAAATCCGGTTTCCCGCCGGTTagtccggttcggcggttcgattttttttttaaattgtaaatttgaaattcaagtaaaaaatgtaaatatatttgcataaataaaattagaataaaacgatgtacaaatgcaattttattgatacacattacaatttcaaaaattacaaattacaactttaaaattacaaattacaacttaaaatttacaaatcacaactttaaaattacaaattacaacttaaaatttacaaattacaacttaaaaattctaaattacaaaagacctaaagtcttgattacaatttacaaattacatattcgaaacaaaggggagaaaaaaaaataaaggaaaaggactcgAGCTCAacttaagttgagatgcctacatatcctcaatgctcaattgcattttggaatcaaagtccacgtagttctcttaccttgcttacctatttggcttgatcggaggaattggcggcgcgcctactcttcttcgtcggggaagtagtcttggtcgggttgtactacttgattgttccaatccggttcttggtctctaatttcggcggagcaccaatcatcaagtaacatggtggcttccatgttttgcccggtgagtctacttcttctatcgtccaagacgttgcctccaacactaaaggcggactcgacggcgacagtggaagccggaaccgaaaagatctccttggccattgatgcaaggatgggaaaatctttctcgtgtgatccccaccaatctaggacgtcgatttgttggggaacgagacctccttcttcctcattgaatgaaaagtgtgagtcaaaatataagtctaactcacttgtcgaatttgccgtccttcctccgctgctgaagccgtataggtccgccaattgggattgggcgtcggggtcatcaacttggaagaagccaaagttatgtgtttgacggggggtctaggtctcacttggtgggtacggttgtacttggcttcgtaatcgtgaaagagagcccgcaagtcgaactcaaaacttctttggaggcttgggaggtgggggatgtttatttggaatgtttgggctaggtttatgtagttgtcgttgtcctcgtcagtttgcaaagctcggagtggttcaagatcaatagaagccaaattgttgtaataaaattctaaaattttgaaagtaccaactagtttccactttggatccaaaactttggcaagcaaaaaaaccgtgGGGATCtcgttgaaatacttgagccatttttcaaccatataatataaaacacacattaactcaagattgtttgtggaatttttcattgcagttttaaaaccaagtgatatgatcatgcaatgttctaaaacacgaacggatgtgcaataatacacacccgataactcaatagtggcatttcgaaaacctttgaataacttaaacaaactcatgctttgatcccaacaagaagatgttagatataaatcatcaacagggtaagttctataaaaatcaactaaatattctatatgctccaatgtagattgcaacatatcatatgtggagttccatctagtagacacgtctaaagtaaaagttgtgtaccttattttattcgagtggcaatacttcttccacaccttgccaatttgaggcttccagtggatcaaggatacagctgtagtaataggttgaatatgtcttcgccataaagacaaagcatcttgtacacataagttcaaaatatgacaaatacatcgttggtgaaaatacttaccacttatcaccggggagcaagtcgcaattaaatcggatatacttgcggtgttagcggttgcgttagcaaaaccaaccgaaaatatcttgttgcataactcatactcattcaaaacttgaataattaaagatgcaattgcttgtgcggtgtgtggggaaggaaattgtctaaaaccaattaaacgtttatttaaagaccaactattgtcgataaaatgacatgaaattcccatgtaagaatttcgttggaaagaatccgtccacacatcggagcaaatattaactttgtgccccaaggtggAGAGGAATTTTCCAACCTCTCGTTTTTCGTCAAAAAACtgacggttgttagatctttgagcagtagaagggggaattctctttgtagcaacattaaaagcggtttgcatagtaacttcatattttttgtcattaaaaaaattgaacggcaaatgtttcattgccgcccatcttaccatagcatcggtaacattttttggatcatatttaaatagcggcgtacctgtttgagacgatgagccggcggggaagtttatttggctttgggacttagtatgcccatattccacggggtgttttgacttcaaatggcgatggagagtaccatatcccccaccgataACAAATGGATatactttatcgcaatagttgcaatatgctttgaactcacttgtctccacggtagtggtcggatcattaggatttgaaattaccaccggggccttcttgaaatgtttggtgaaaatctcggatttcaacttgggaggcatctttttcttttgtcgtcctgcggaaggaggaggatcggcctcctcctcatcattgtcGCCAACTTCGCCGGTGCTAcaaggggggaattgatgcaatccatcatcgccttcgtccgacgatAGATTCACGTCGTACTCGAAACacgaagccgaatgtgaatgccccccttgttggtcgtcgtcggcgagggcaagtaacaaggatgcatttcgatcttcttcctcctacgaaaattatacaactaagtaaaaatactaacacaaaaataaaacacatagacacatagatgttgaaaaatgaaattatgaatttaataaaaatgaattaacaaaaaattaaaacatattataacttacttgagctcgaagagcggctagccttcccacctcctccgcaacttgtgctctagaaggggcacgtcgacgacgagtatcactttgactttgatcttgggcaattcccttgccccgatcaccaccacgacgagatgaagacatgatataaatatttatggaaattgaaagtgaagaatagagagtagtgtgattgtgtgaagatgataacgtgaacaacgtgagagtaaagtatgagcgcaaataacgtaaacaacttgagagaatgaggatgtagaatagagaaattgagattgagagagaaattcttattaacacaagaatgtggtgagtagaaatgaaaaggaggggggtatttataggggaaaattgtgattaaaaaaaattaatttttgaaaaaaaacggCCGAACCGCCGAAACCGTCGGTTTTcggttggaaccggcggtttttcgtcaaattcaaaattcaaatttttaaaaaagccgttggaaccgccggttttttcgGCCGAAACCGACGGTTTCCGTCAATAGTTTCTGACCAAACCGGCGGCCGTGGgagcggtttctgaaaaggctaggaagtaggcctgaaaaggtgtcgggaggtgtcgggaaccgccgaaccggcggttccggcgagaccagcggttcggaaccgccggttacggttcttcaaattctgcaaacctgaaccggcccagCGGTTCAGGCGGTTCCGGtcccggttcgaaccgccgccgacggttccggttccggttcagaacTGCCGGTGACGGTTtcgggccggttccgggccggttcggttcggtttggagacctctaggattagagcatccacatccgtactctttggcaagagcacggatatgggtccggacccacttttattagttttttactccctgctcttccccaatagcacaacactcacatccatgctctttcgCAAGGACATGGTCAACGGTCCCACcattcaattatttaatttaaatacttcaattactaaaaacatttccacaatattaaaatgcattaaaaatatctgataccattacaaattactaaaaaattaa from Salvia splendens isolate huo1 chromosome 9, SspV2, whole genome shotgun sequence includes:
- the LOC121748880 gene encoding calmodulin-like, whose protein sequence is MAVQLTDEQISEFKEAFSLFDKDGDGCITTKELGTVMRSLGQNPTEAELQDMINEVDADGNGTIDFPEFLNLMARKMKDTDSEEELKEAFRVFDKDQNGFISAAELRHVMTNLGEKLTDEEVDEMIREADVDGDGQINYEEFVKVMMAK
- the LOC121749060 gene encoding zinc finger protein ZAT10-like; protein product: MELEILGKELAPKGCQSTPKLPRWSKTGRRTRAVRAHHDELATENLPPKKRKLESSSERNGKILSYKMSTKHHRCNICKRSFSSYQALGGHKAHHNKAVAAAGGRGDDGVLEEAVAVCGGAVHRCMFCYKEFSKGQALGGHRRHCQGPIVNENEAKVFSFDLNELPPE